The following are encoded in a window of Brevibacillus ruminantium genomic DNA:
- a CDS encoding AMP-binding protein: MRILRLFTALYKMGILSPAVLYRVFAAIYQYGINVMTLLKIAERLYGHQIALVDDRETLSFQQLCSQSERLSTILKQKYALTRGKKVGLLCKNHASLMKTIFAASFTGADILLLNTEMSKGQLERVLDENDVDLLVYDEEMTSLLEQSSYTKDKLLSYHGSLPSINHLLDSSVEVKQKRQRTSSSKLILLTGGTTGKSKKVAHHSSLFNYLPPFSALLTRLQLLRYHTAYIATPIYHGYGLAIMLLFIALGKKTVVTSGFDAAKACGLVKRHNVEVITVVPLMLKKMLKENVEALKSLRCIASGGAQLNPKLVSEVFSKLGEVLYNLYGTSEAGLNIIATPQDLKDSPQTIGKKIKNARLQLLKDDKSVCRAGEVGQFCIKNFWSMRNANRSWIETGDLGCRDEHGFYYLCGRIDDMVVSAGENVYPIELEQILIEHPSVEDAAVIGVYDEAFGQRLKAIVQPVSNAILTKESLMEWLRPRVARYQMPKEIVFVEQIAYTHLGKRDTKRLR, from the coding sequence GTGCGGATCTTACGTCTGTTCACGGCTCTCTACAAAATGGGAATACTCTCACCAGCCGTCTTGTATCGGGTGTTTGCTGCGATCTATCAATACGGAATCAATGTGATGACGCTCCTAAAGATTGCGGAGAGACTGTATGGTCATCAAATCGCATTGGTGGATGACCGGGAAACGCTCAGCTTTCAGCAGCTATGTTCCCAATCAGAGCGACTTTCTACCATTTTGAAGCAAAAATATGCTCTTACGCGTGGAAAGAAGGTCGGGTTATTGTGCAAAAACCATGCTTCCCTAATGAAAACTATTTTTGCAGCTTCCTTTACGGGTGCAGACATTTTATTGCTCAATACCGAAATGAGCAAGGGACAGTTGGAGCGGGTATTGGATGAAAATGATGTAGATTTGCTTGTTTATGATGAGGAGATGACCTCATTGCTAGAGCAATCATCATACACGAAGGACAAGCTGCTAAGCTATCACGGCTCTTTGCCTTCCATCAATCATTTGCTCGATTCATCCGTTGAGGTAAAACAGAAGCGGCAGAGAACCTCTTCAAGCAAGTTGATCCTGCTTACAGGCGGTACCACCGGCAAATCAAAAAAAGTGGCACACCACTCCTCGTTATTCAATTATTTGCCGCCGTTTTCAGCGCTGCTTACCAGACTTCAGCTGCTGCGTTACCACACGGCTTACATTGCGACCCCCATTTATCATGGATATGGTCTCGCCATCATGCTGTTGTTCATTGCATTAGGGAAGAAAACCGTCGTCACATCCGGCTTTGACGCCGCAAAGGCATGTGGCCTTGTAAAACGACACAACGTCGAAGTCATAACGGTTGTTCCGTTAATGCTAAAGAAAATGCTGAAAGAGAATGTCGAGGCTTTGAAGTCTCTTCGTTGCATCGCATCTGGCGGAGCCCAGCTCAATCCCAAGCTCGTATCCGAGGTATTCAGCAAATTAGGTGAGGTCTTGTACAATCTGTACGGGACTTCGGAAGCTGGCTTGAATATCATTGCGACTCCACAGGATTTAAAGGATTCTCCGCAAACGATCGGCAAAAAAATAAAGAACGCGAGATTGCAATTGTTGAAGGACGATAAAAGCGTGTGTAGAGCAGGGGAAGTCGGTCAATTTTGCATAAAAAATTTCTGGTCCATGCGAAATGCCAACCGTTCCTGGATTGAAACGGGTGATCTGGGTTGCCGGGACGAGCATGGCTTTTATTATTTATGCGGAAGGATCGATGATATGGTTGTGTCGGCTGGAGAAAATGTTTATCCTATTGAACTCGAACAGATCCTTATCGAACATCCTTCGGTAGAAGACGCAGCGGTTATCGGGGTTTATGATGAAGCATTTGGGCAAAGATTGAAAGCGATCGTTCAGCCTGTTTCAAATGCTATACTGACAAAAGAGTCGCTGATGGAATGGCTCCGCCCGAGAGTGGCGAGGTACCAAATGCCCAAAGAGATCGTCTTTGTGGAACAGATCGCCTATACACATTTGGGGAAACGAGATACAAAGCGGCTTAGATGA
- a CDS encoding VOC family protein translates to MKPRISVLTLGVDDLERSLTFYRDGLGLPTEGIVGREFEHGAVAFFDLQAGVKLAIWNRCDLAHETKVPLTSPSSSEMTIGHNVGSKEEVDKIMEQAEKAGATITDPAHDAFWGGYSGHFMDPDGHLWEIVWNPFWKIDE, encoded by the coding sequence ATGAAACCACGCATATCGGTACTTACCTTGGGTGTGGATGATTTGGAAAGGTCATTGACCTTCTACCGTGATGGACTAGGCTTGCCGACAGAGGGGATCGTAGGCAGAGAATTCGAGCACGGAGCGGTTGCCTTTTTTGACTTGCAGGCAGGAGTAAAACTAGCAATCTGGAATCGCTGCGATCTTGCCCATGAGACGAAGGTTCCGCTGACATCACCGAGCTCATCCGAAATGACGATTGGTCACAATGTCGGGAGCAAGGAAGAAGTGGACAAGATCATGGAACAAGCAGAAAAGGCAGGTGCGACGATAACAGACCCTGCACATGATGCCTTTTGGGGAGGGTACTCGGGCCACTTTATGGACCCGGATGGACATTTATGGGAAATCGTTTGGAATCCGTTCTGGAAGATCGATGAGTAA
- a CDS encoding AAA family ATPase encodes MTSRLFAGEDGAVGGHFQLFGSLKVSFDDVEVTTVISAGKVRLLLAYLVLNLDMPQSRRKLAFDFWPDSTDKQALSNLRKLLHDLRECLPQLDQYLHVTPAYIQWKQEQPIYSDVRAFEQAAKGTTLHELRIAEELYKGELLPGFYEEWLSAKREWLAQTYASVLEKLVSILEGKREYISAISYAKKLLAQNHLGEETYRTLMRLYALNNDTVNVVKMYRQLCTTLHDELGIEPAEETTLLFERLTQKGGESQAAVYRQASHVNSPTPLIGRIEEWGKLVRVWKQVTDGRKTLLIVKGEAGIGKTRLSLECKAWVESQGGYTAFAGCFPSVRSLAFTPVTAWLRSLPMPPLSLAVLSELSRLLPELSERYPDLPQPTAIQENWQVIRWYDAIEQMLLAMQPLLLILDDIQWSDRETLQLLSYLLRSDSKAKLFVIATMRTDEDPDDAVGSFFAGLRIERRLTEMELAPLTEDETKRLMAASVGDALANRHSSGLYAKTGGNPLFIVETLRETRTFSEKSEIDLSPLVRTVIENRFNQLSPDNRRLASTIAAIGRPVSPALLALILDRKEETILERLEQLIQRKVLQEDENGQFNFTHDLVKETAYKLTNESRRSQSHRQIAGGLLAFHREQPEMVAAEIAFHYERAGAEKEAITYYKMAASAAEKLYANETRIKYYEKLCMLLHPEETLPILMKLGDALILVGDWSGAEKTYRQWLDRFGYAITFKERALCDVALGNCLRLQGKYEEARFHLERALHHFMLMEEQAGLGYVYGALGILHYYMGNYDKSLHYLMARLELPDDENRARDDCRFFAFIGFLFYDQCEYEQAVHWFKRQIGRATECRDEYSIGEALGGLALVYLETDDMDLAFDNIVEKMNISKSIGNRMGFAMALGMLGKYYHLQGWGEQAEPCIAFCLEEAVLIRDWHIAAVVLGIEGCILMDQHRYEEAELMIGRSIRLAEQTRIPFFECEGLYFRSLLRQRENQAQSAVEAAAEALEIANRLKRREMQVLLLSQLSHLKVELGWVSPGVAMRQLQKMLKQYSGQREQAAIRLAMWKLQPNSPERRTAALLLNEELYRKSGKQEYLSRCRVMNGPAQAAPARPLPPLAALATQNKRITPNILSEIERYLDSSN; translated from the coding sequence ATGACAAGTAGACTTTTTGCAGGGGAGGACGGGGCGGTGGGCGGTCATTTTCAACTGTTCGGCAGTTTGAAAGTCTCCTTCGACGATGTAGAGGTAACGACGGTTATTTCCGCCGGAAAGGTCAGGCTGCTGCTGGCATACTTGGTTTTAAACCTTGACATGCCGCAAAGCAGGAGGAAACTGGCATTCGATTTCTGGCCGGATTCCACCGACAAGCAAGCCTTGTCCAATTTGCGGAAACTCCTGCATGACCTGCGGGAATGTCTTCCGCAACTGGATCAGTATCTTCATGTCACCCCTGCATATATTCAATGGAAGCAGGAACAGCCCATTTATTCGGATGTGCGGGCGTTTGAACAGGCGGCGAAAGGAACGACCCTCCACGAGCTGCGTATAGCGGAAGAACTGTACAAGGGCGAGCTTTTGCCCGGGTTTTACGAGGAATGGCTCAGTGCCAAGCGCGAATGGCTAGCGCAAACGTATGCAAGCGTCCTGGAAAAACTCGTATCGATTCTGGAGGGGAAACGGGAGTACATATCCGCCATATCCTATGCAAAAAAGCTCTTAGCTCAGAATCATTTAGGAGAAGAAACGTACCGCACACTGATGCGCCTGTACGCCTTGAATAACGATACGGTGAACGTCGTGAAAATGTATCGGCAACTGTGCACCACATTGCACGACGAGCTTGGAATTGAGCCTGCGGAGGAAACCACGCTGCTTTTCGAGAGGCTCACGCAAAAAGGCGGCGAATCGCAGGCTGCTGTATATCGTCAGGCAAGTCATGTAAATAGTCCCACGCCGCTGATCGGCAGAATCGAAGAATGGGGAAAGCTGGTCCGTGTCTGGAAGCAGGTGACAGACGGCAGAAAGACCCTGCTGATCGTGAAAGGGGAGGCGGGAATCGGCAAAACACGATTATCTCTGGAATGTAAAGCGTGGGTGGAGAGCCAGGGAGGGTACACGGCATTTGCCGGATGTTTTCCGTCAGTGCGCTCGCTGGCTTTCACTCCCGTTACGGCATGGCTGAGAAGCCTGCCAATGCCGCCGCTCTCTTTGGCAGTACTGTCGGAATTGTCCCGCTTGCTGCCGGAGTTGTCGGAACGCTACCCGGATTTGCCGCAGCCCACTGCCATCCAGGAAAATTGGCAGGTAATTCGATGGTATGACGCTATCGAACAGATGCTGCTCGCTATGCAGCCGCTGCTGCTTATCCTCGATGACATTCAATGGAGCGACCGGGAGACGCTCCAGCTTCTCTCCTATCTTCTGCGCAGCGATTCCAAAGCCAAACTGTTTGTCATCGCGACGATGAGAACAGACGAGGATCCAGACGATGCTGTCGGCTCTTTTTTTGCCGGACTGCGAATCGAGCGGCGACTGACGGAAATGGAACTTGCCCCGCTCACAGAGGACGAAACGAAGCGACTGATGGCAGCCAGTGTCGGCGATGCTCTGGCGAACCGTCACTCGTCTGGCTTATACGCGAAAACGGGCGGCAATCCGCTATTTATTGTGGAAACATTGCGGGAAACGCGAACGTTCAGCGAGAAGAGTGAAATCGATCTATCCCCTCTCGTTAGAACTGTAATCGAAAACCGATTCAACCAACTTTCCCCGGATAACCGAAGGCTTGCCTCCACCATTGCCGCAATCGGAAGGCCGGTGTCACCTGCGTTGCTGGCGTTGATTCTGGATAGGAAAGAGGAAACCATTCTTGAAAGACTGGAACAATTAATCCAGCGAAAGGTATTGCAGGAAGACGAGAACGGGCAGTTCAATTTTACCCATGATCTCGTAAAGGAAACCGCCTACAAGCTGACAAATGAGAGCAGACGCAGTCAAAGCCACCGTCAAATCGCGGGTGGATTGCTCGCCTTTCACCGGGAGCAGCCTGAAATGGTTGCAGCAGAAATCGCCTTTCATTACGAGCGTGCGGGTGCGGAAAAGGAAGCCATTACCTACTATAAAATGGCCGCATCGGCTGCAGAGAAACTCTACGCCAATGAAACGCGGATCAAATACTATGAAAAGCTGTGCATGCTGCTCCATCCCGAAGAGACCCTGCCCATTCTGATGAAGCTCGGCGATGCTCTGATCCTGGTGGGTGACTGGAGTGGAGCGGAAAAGACTTACAGGCAGTGGCTCGATCGTTTTGGATACGCCATCACCTTCAAAGAGCGAGCTCTCTGCGATGTGGCACTCGGCAATTGCTTGCGCTTGCAAGGAAAATACGAAGAAGCCCGCTTTCATTTGGAACGGGCTCTCCACCATTTCATGCTGATGGAGGAGCAGGCCGGACTCGGCTACGTCTATGGAGCACTGGGTATCTTGCATTATTATATGGGAAATTATGACAAATCATTGCATTATCTGATGGCAAGATTGGAATTGCCCGACGATGAGAATCGAGCGAGGGACGATTGCCGCTTTTTTGCCTTCATCGGTTTCCTGTTTTACGACCAATGCGAATACGAACAAGCCGTTCACTGGTTCAAGCGACAAATTGGGCGCGCCACGGAATGCCGGGATGAATACTCCATCGGGGAAGCGCTGGGCGGATTGGCTCTTGTTTATCTGGAGACAGATGACATGGACCTGGCTTTCGACAACATCGTGGAAAAAATGAACATCAGCAAATCCATCGGGAACCGGATGGGTTTCGCGATGGCGCTCGGGATGTTGGGCAAGTATTATCATCTGCAAGGATGGGGCGAGCAAGCGGAGCCGTGTATCGCCTTTTGTCTGGAGGAAGCGGTCCTGATCAGGGATTGGCATATAGCGGCAGTCGTACTCGGAATTGAAGGGTGCATTCTCATGGATCAGCACCGGTATGAAGAGGCCGAGCTGATGATCGGTCGCTCGATACGATTGGCTGAGCAAACCCGCATCCCTTTCTTCGAATGCGAAGGACTCTACTTTCGAAGTTTGCTGAGGCAGCGCGAGAATCAAGCTCAAAGCGCCGTGGAGGCCGCCGCGGAAGCGCTGGAAATCGCCAATCGGCTCAAAAGACGGGAGATGCAGGTTCTGCTTCTTTCGCAGCTTTCACATTTGAAAGTGGAGTTGGGATGGGTAAGTCCCGGCGTGGCAATGAGGCAATTGCAGAAGATGCTGAAACAATATTCCGGTCAACGGGAGCAAGCCGCCATCCGCTTGGCAATGTGGAAGCTGCAGCCCAATTCGCCCGAGCGCCGCACCGCTGCGCTTTTGTTGAACGAAGAACTCTATCGAAAGTCAGGCAAACAAGAATATCTCAGCCGGTGCCGAGTCATGAACGGCCCCGCGCAAGCTGCTCCCGCGCGACCGCTGCCTCCACTTGCAGCTCTGGCAACGCAAAACAAAAGAATCACTCCGAACATCCTGTCGGAAATCGAGCGATATCTTGACTCATCCAATTGA
- a CDS encoding SDR family NAD(P)-dependent oxidoreductase, with protein MTRQPKKGFTNMPNDNLWGKLLFSPTILNKTKLASSVQAKTIVITGASSGIGEQLAYLLADYPVHLILVARRGEKLQQMKREIEKKSARVSCYQADLRDAKEREGFLAFLHQQPAGVDIVVNNAGHSIRRSIQDSLDRYHDFTRTMAINYFAPVQLLLSLIPQLQRNQGKVINISTINTSLIPLPYWAAYQASKSAFDTWFRSAAPELNAIGIATTSIYLPLVKTPMILPTKAYQNMPAMSAQHAAQWIAKTMYTKRKTIMPWWLIFGQLASIFGRRFWEWAIPRWLRKRRG; from the coding sequence ATGACACGACAACCAAAAAAGGGATTTACCAACATGCCAAACGATAACCTTTGGGGAAAACTTCTATTTTCGCCTACCATTCTGAACAAAACCAAACTCGCGAGCTCCGTTCAAGCTAAAACAATCGTGATAACAGGGGCCAGCTCCGGAATCGGCGAGCAATTGGCCTATCTTCTTGCCGATTACCCGGTTCACTTGATCCTGGTCGCCAGAAGAGGGGAAAAACTCCAACAAATGAAGCGGGAAATCGAAAAGAAGTCTGCCCGTGTTAGCTGCTATCAAGCCGACCTTCGAGATGCAAAGGAGCGGGAAGGGTTCCTTGCATTTCTTCATCAACAGCCTGCCGGGGTGGATATCGTGGTGAACAATGCGGGCCACTCCATTCGACGCTCCATTCAGGACTCCCTGGATCGCTATCACGATTTTACGCGAACCATGGCGATCAATTATTTTGCGCCCGTCCAATTGCTGTTATCGCTTATTCCTCAGCTTCAACGAAATCAGGGGAAGGTCATCAATATTTCTACCATCAACACGTCGTTAATCCCTCTCCCGTATTGGGCAGCATATCAGGCTTCCAAATCAGCCTTCGATACATGGTTTCGATCCGCTGCACCTGAATTGAATGCAATCGGAATCGCAACGACATCCATCTATCTTCCATTAGTGAAAACACCGATGATTCTGCCAACAAAAGCCTATCAAAACATGCCGGCCATGAGCGCACAGCACGCAGCGCAATGGATCGCCAAAACGATGTATACCAAACGAAAAACCATCATGCCGTGGTGGCTGATTTTCGGACAGTTGGCCTCCATTTTTGGCAGAAGATTTTGGGAATGGGCCATTCCACGATGGCTCCGAAAGAGGAGGGGGTGA
- a CDS encoding ECF transporter S component, translating to MDSFSQKKTTKTKTLVINALFIAFTLAATMFINIRLPFMGNGGLIHLGNVPLFIAAFVFGRRTGAIAGAFGMGLFDVISGWTAWAPFTFVIVGAMGYVAGLIAEKVPGKKVLVYTLAVAAALVIKIVGYYFVEVILYSNWIQPFGSIPGNVLQVVVAGLIVVPLVGRFKKIVGQ from the coding sequence ATGGATTCATTCTCACAGAAAAAAACAACGAAGACAAAGACCCTGGTCATCAATGCCCTTTTCATCGCTTTTACCCTTGCTGCCACCATGTTCATAAACATCAGGCTCCCCTTCATGGGTAACGGCGGCCTCATTCATCTGGGCAACGTGCCACTTTTTATTGCAGCCTTTGTTTTTGGCAGAAGAACGGGAGCCATCGCAGGCGCCTTTGGAATGGGCCTCTTCGATGTTATCTCCGGTTGGACGGCATGGGCGCCGTTTACATTCGTCATCGTAGGAGCAATGGGCTATGTAGCCGGCCTCATCGCTGAAAAGGTACCTGGCAAAAAAGTACTTGTTTACACATTGGCAGTTGCCGCTGCACTTGTGATTAAAATCGTGGGCTACTATTTTGTCGAAGTGATCCTTTACAGTAACTGGATTCAGCCATTCGGCTCCATCCCCGGAAACGTTCTTCAGGTTGTGGTAGCCGGACTCATTGTCGTGCCGCTGGTCGGACGCTTTAAGAAGATTGTTGGGCAATGA
- a CDS encoding helix-turn-helix transcriptional regulator has product MRVYLPLQPPALQNETSDSHYRYREFLPSNELESYVACYWTLDANVSERNHLHRIIPDGCVDIIFDLNASSSTNAAFAVGLMTTYETINLTVNQSLFGIRFFSDTARRLIRYPVSELMSYHVFLEEIWGSEGKFIAEEVTSANNRSEMIERVETLLIRLLLQNESNSDQLLQSSMKYMYASQGTISVRMLSEKLGYSERKVRRTFQKELGISPKELLDILRFQYMLREMKKGVPSRLTDLALNYGFYDQPHFNRNFKRFYGLTPGQVFT; this is encoded by the coding sequence ATGCGCGTCTATCTTCCGTTGCAGCCACCTGCACTCCAAAACGAAACATCAGATTCCCATTATCGCTATCGAGAGTTTTTGCCAAGCAACGAGTTGGAATCTTATGTTGCATGTTATTGGACCCTTGATGCGAATGTATCGGAGAGGAATCATCTGCACCGCATCATACCGGATGGATGTGTAGATATTATTTTTGATTTAAACGCTTCGTCCTCTACAAATGCCGCATTTGCGGTAGGATTGATGACCACCTATGAAACGATAAACCTTACCGTAAACCAGTCCTTATTTGGCATCCGCTTCTTTTCGGACACTGCACGTCGATTGATACGATATCCTGTCTCTGAATTAATGAGTTATCATGTGTTTCTTGAAGAGATTTGGGGAAGTGAGGGAAAGTTTATTGCGGAAGAAGTGACATCAGCCAATAATAGATCGGAAATGATTGAACGCGTTGAAACTCTGTTAATAAGACTTTTGCTTCAAAATGAATCAAATTCCGATCAACTGCTGCAATCAAGCATGAAATACATGTATGCAAGTCAAGGCACGATCTCGGTTCGCATGTTATCGGAAAAACTTGGCTATAGTGAAAGGAAAGTAAGAAGAACCTTTCAAAAGGAATTGGGGATCAGTCCAAAAGAACTGTTAGACATCCTTCGCTTTCAGTACATGCTGCGGGAGATGAAAAAGGGCGTTCCGTCCCGTTTAACTGATCTGGCATTAAATTATGGATTCTATGATCAACCACACTTTAATCGCAATTTTAAACGCTTTTACGGGTTAACTCCTGGTCAAGTGTTTACCTAA
- a CDS encoding VOC family protein: MAKNRLLRMDNVGIVVESLDDAISFFEEFGLKLEGRATVEGEWAGRVTGLGSQCVEIAMMVTPDGHSRLELSRFLTPPTISDHRTAPVNALGYLRVMFTVEDIDEMVSRLAKYGAQLVGEVVQYEDSYRLCYIRGIEGLLIGLAEQLGNK; this comes from the coding sequence ATGGCAAAAAACAGATTACTAAGAATGGACAATGTTGGCATCGTTGTAGAATCCCTTGATGACGCTATCTCTTTCTTCGAGGAGTTTGGCTTGAAGCTCGAAGGGCGAGCTACTGTGGAAGGTGAATGGGCTGGTCGCGTAACCGGGCTGGGTTCACAGTGTGTAGAGATTGCTATGATGGTTACCCCAGATGGCCACAGCCGACTTGAACTTTCGCGATTTCTCACCCCACCTACTATATCAGATCACCGAACTGCTCCTGTAAATGCCCTCGGTTATCTACGCGTCATGTTTACCGTTGAAGACATTGACGAAATGGTATCCAGACTCGCTAAGTATGGCGCTCAGCTCGTTGGCGAAGTGGTTCAGTACGAGGACTCGTATCGGCTCTGCTACATTCGTGGAATTGAAGGACTTCTAATCGGTTTGGCGGAACAACTCGGTAATAAATAA
- a CDS encoding amidohydrolase family protein, whose amino-acid sequence MKIIDAHMHLSRIEEFKRTAAEKSFVDYSVTGILEEYAENGVVLGIGMGLTETKPFGFPDAEAVTPMGLDLTDGLPPKLVYCLGVNPYKLDQAAVARLEEDLKKPNVVGLKIYLGYYPFYAYDSVYDPVYELAATYQVPVVFHSGDTYSERGLLKYSHPLTLDEVAVKHRDVNFMMAHFGDPWVLDGAEVVYKNRNMFADLSGLIVGDADNCQRMKDSPLVFAHLRQALAYCDHYDKFLFGTDWPLAPVKPYIQFVQELIPAEFHEDVFYKTALKVFPRVKSFVE is encoded by the coding sequence ATGAAAATCATCGATGCGCACATGCATTTATCCCGGATTGAGGAGTTCAAGCGGACAGCGGCGGAAAAGTCTTTTGTCGATTACTCGGTCACTGGTATCTTAGAGGAATATGCAGAAAATGGAGTCGTGCTGGGAATCGGCATGGGGTTGACCGAGACCAAGCCGTTCGGCTTTCCCGATGCGGAGGCTGTCACGCCGATGGGACTGGATCTGACAGATGGGCTTCCCCCGAAGCTCGTCTATTGTCTGGGAGTCAATCCGTACAAGCTGGATCAAGCCGCGGTGGCGAGATTGGAAGAAGACCTGAAAAAGCCCAACGTCGTCGGGTTGAAAATCTATCTGGGCTACTATCCCTTCTATGCCTACGACAGCGTCTATGATCCGGTCTATGAGCTGGCTGCCACATACCAGGTTCCGGTTGTCTTCCACAGCGGTGATACGTATTCGGAGCGAGGGCTGTTAAAGTATTCCCATCCGCTTACGCTGGACGAAGTGGCAGTAAAACATCGGGATGTGAACTTCATGATGGCCCATTTCGGCGATCCGTGGGTACTGGACGGGGCGGAGGTGGTGTATAAAAACCGCAATATGTTTGCCGACCTCTCCGGCTTGATCGTAGGAGACGCAGATAATTGTCAGCGGATGAAGGACTCCCCGCTCGTTTTCGCCCATCTGCGCCAAGCGCTTGCCTATTGCGATCACTACGACAAATTCTTGTTTGGTACGGATTGGCCGCTTGCTCCCGTGAAGCCGTATATCCAGTTCGTGCAGGAGCTGATCCCTGCAGAGTTTCACGAGGATGTCTTTTACAAGACGGCGTTAAAGGTATTTCCGAGGGTCAAATCATTCGTTGAATAG
- a CDS encoding copper amine oxidase N-terminal domain-containing protein has product MFFKQSKTAKIIFFLVAILVTSVGSAFAAVNLQPIQAFLNRSVTFVVKGERWQPKDASGQPLTAIQYNGSNYLPVRALAEALKVPIDYDSATQTIYIGGKPGVKTPLFAMPIEIDNIYVTQTKDTAETMVNGKQFQQVLKIDQYGDVYFTLDRKYKRLVLDAAVISPGEHDVEFSLYNAASMAGNTAETVLEKHTVSPEDRMKTMIFNVEGLEKIKIHVQSPNLNPYIYARILDTSYFDNGESSATDSPSVK; this is encoded by the coding sequence ATGTTTTTTAAACAATCGAAAACAGCGAAAATCATCTTTTTTCTCGTTGCCATCCTGGTCACCTCTGTTGGGTCGGCTTTTGCCGCAGTCAATCTGCAGCCGATTCAGGCATTTTTAAACCGAAGTGTTACGTTTGTGGTGAAAGGGGAACGATGGCAGCCCAAGGACGCATCTGGACAACCTCTGACGGCGATTCAGTATAACGGGAGCAACTATTTGCCCGTTCGCGCTTTGGCAGAAGCGCTAAAAGTGCCGATTGACTACGATAGTGCTACACAAACCATTTACATTGGAGGCAAACCGGGAGTAAAAACACCGCTTTTCGCCATGCCGATCGAGATTGACAATATCTATGTGACACAGACAAAAGACACTGCAGAAACGATGGTAAACGGGAAACAATTCCAACAAGTTTTAAAGATCGACCAATATGGAGACGTTTACTTTACCCTTGACCGTAAATATAAGCGCCTCGTCTTGGATGCCGCTGTCATAAGCCCAGGAGAGCATGATGTTGAATTTTCGCTGTATAATGCGGCGAGCATGGCAGGAAACACAGCCGAGACTGTCCTGGAAAAGCACACAGTTAGTCCGGAAGACCGGATGAAGACGATGATCTTTAACGTAGAAGGTCTGGAAAAAATCAAAATCCACGTACAAAGCCCTAATCTAAACCCCTATATTTATGCCAGGATTTTAGACACCTCCTATTTTGATAACGGAGAATCTTCCGCTACGGACAGTCCCAGCGTCAAATAA
- a CDS encoding VCBS repeat-containing protein: protein MHSPMPGQRYTSHASRLTLLDWKRGDVTGDGIVDNVYLYGDTSAGAGNFADHITLVIEDGFSHKQTKVPLKNNAGYHARLFLGDFSKDNVPDILVSIDSGGSGGYGFFYIYSCKNNILHEMFDVDHYNQAHKFHVNYEDFYKVGVGSPTLDVLFTIDISNKGYDYVSKYYFENGKLKQPVTGEVLALGALYPIVTNEKRMGYDILAFQRIIGTTNADTLGYVENLLTWNGTQFQSMRLTVAILGTKLISLY from the coding sequence TTGCACAGTCCAATGCCAGGTCAGAGGTATACCAGTCATGCTTCCCGTCTCACTTTGCTTGATTGGAAGCGAGGGGATGTAACGGGAGACGGTATCGTGGATAACGTCTACTTATACGGAGATACATCCGCAGGAGCCGGAAACTTTGCAGACCACATCACACTGGTGATCGAAGATGGATTTTCCCATAAACAGACGAAAGTACCATTAAAAAACAATGCAGGCTATCATGCAAGGCTGTTCCTTGGGGATTTTTCGAAAGATAACGTACCCGACATACTGGTCAGCATTGATTCGGGAGGAAGCGGCGGCTACGGCTTCTTCTATATCTATTCATGTAAAAATAACATTCTGCACGAAATGTTTGATGTTGATCATTACAATCAAGCGCATAAATTCCATGTGAATTATGAGGACTTTTATAAAGTAGGCGTCGGGAGTCCCACGTTAGACGTGTTGTTCACGATTGACATTAGCAATAAAGGGTACGACTATGTGTCGAAATATTACTTCGAAAATGGAAAGCTAAAACAACCTGTTACAGGAGAAGTTCTCGCTTTAGGTGCGCTGTATCCCATTGTGACCAATGAAAAGAGGATGGGATACGATATACTCGCTTTTCAGCGGATTATTGGCACGACAAATGCTGATACATTGGGGTATGTCGAAAACCTTTTGACCTGGAATGGGACTCAATTTCAATCTATGCGATTGACCGTAGCCATACTTGGCACAAAACTGATTAGCCTTTACTAG